A stretch of Vibrio aphrogenes DNA encodes these proteins:
- a CDS encoding glycine cleavage system protein R, giving the protein MTNQTLFIANISGQASPKTIQQLAKVTHENNGSWITSKINYLDDQLAGLIKIACPETKVEIIQSAFNQAEGLTCQFAQSQANKHAEDDIYQLRLDSQERSGIIQEISHILERERANILSIETQRLFLAGRQGINTNLFTSQFRITLPEQTNIKDIIAELEAITQGIQVIDLSATLKQ; this is encoded by the coding sequence ATGACAAATCAAACACTCTTTATTGCCAATATTTCTGGTCAAGCAAGCCCGAAAACGATCCAACAGTTAGCAAAGGTCACACATGAAAATAATGGTAGTTGGATCACTAGCAAAATTAATTATCTCGATGATCAGCTCGCAGGTCTAATTAAGATCGCCTGCCCTGAAACCAAGGTCGAAATTATTCAAAGTGCTTTTAATCAAGCTGAAGGGTTAACTTGTCAATTTGCTCAATCGCAAGCCAACAAACATGCCGAAGATGACATTTATCAACTTCGCTTAGATAGCCAAGAACGCAGTGGGATCATTCAAGAAATCAGCCATATTTTAGAACGTGAAAGAGCCAATATTTTAAGCATTGAAACTCAACGTTTATTTTTAGCAGGAAGACAAGGGATCAATACGAACCTGTTTACTTCTCAATTTCGTATTACCCTTCCAGAACAGACCAATATTAAAGATATTATCGCAGAGCTAGAAGCGATCACTCAGGGTATCCAAGTCATTGATTTAAGCGCCACATTGAAGCAATAA
- the nspC gene encoding carboxynorspermidine decarboxylase yields the protein MSNNLPTPYFMIDESKLIRNLEIAKQLKELSGVKLVLALKCFSTWGVFNIIKPYLDGTTSSGPYEVKLGYETFGGPDSGKENHAYSVGYSENDVKEVADICDKMIFNSLSQLKAYRHLVEGKASIGIRLNPGVSRAGQDLADPARQFSRLGVQEGQLSAEIFDDLDGVMFHMNCENKSADDFIALLESISERFGAYLDKLDWVSLGGGVFFTWPGYQVEKLAQALKHFAEKHGVQLYLEPGEAIITQTTDLVVTVVDIVENGMKTAIVDSATEAHRLDTLIYNEPASIGEACEYGEHEYVIGSCSCLAGDQFCVAKFDKPLEIGQRLHILDSAGYTMVKLNWFNGLKMPTIYCQRANGEIQKLNEFDYQDFKRSLSQWSVS from the coding sequence ATGTCTAACAATCTTCCTACTCCTTATTTCATGATTGATGAATCAAAGTTGATCCGCAATCTTGAGATCGCCAAGCAGCTTAAAGAATTGAGCGGCGTAAAATTAGTCTTAGCGCTGAAGTGTTTTTCAACTTGGGGCGTGTTTAACATTATTAAACCTTACCTGGATGGCACCACAAGCAGTGGCCCGTATGAAGTAAAGTTAGGCTATGAAACTTTTGGTGGTCCTGATTCAGGTAAAGAAAATCACGCATACAGTGTCGGCTACAGCGAAAATGACGTAAAAGAAGTAGCGGATATCTGCGATAAGATGATCTTTAATTCTTTAAGTCAGCTAAAAGCCTATCGTCATTTGGTGGAAGGCAAAGCCTCGATTGGCATTCGTTTGAACCCGGGTGTGAGCCGTGCAGGGCAAGATTTAGCCGATCCCGCTCGTCAATTTTCACGTTTAGGTGTGCAAGAAGGGCAATTGTCGGCTGAAATTTTTGATGATCTTGATGGCGTGATGTTTCACATGAACTGCGAAAACAAATCAGCGGATGATTTTATCGCTTTACTTGAGAGCATCTCTGAGCGTTTTGGCGCTTATCTAGATAAACTTGACTGGGTTAGCCTAGGCGGAGGCGTATTCTTTACTTGGCCGGGCTATCAAGTTGAAAAGCTTGCTCAAGCATTAAAACACTTTGCTGAAAAACATGGCGTGCAGCTTTACCTAGAGCCGGGTGAAGCCATCATTACTCAAACCACAGACCTTGTTGTTACCGTGGTAGATATTGTTGAAAATGGCATGAAAACCGCGATTGTCGATTCTGCTACCGAAGCGCACCGTCTAGATACCTTAATCTATAACGAACCAGCCTCGATTGGTGAAGCCTGTGAATATGGCGAACATGAATACGTGATCGGCTCTTGCTCATGTCTTGCGGGTGATCAATTCTGTGTGGCTAAGTTTGATAAACCTTTGGAAATTGGCCAACGCCTGCATATTTTAGATAGCGCAGGTTACACCATGGTGAAGTTAAACTGGTTTAACGGCCTGAAAATGCCGACGATTTACTGCCAACGTGCCAATGGTGAGATTCAAAAGCTGAATGAATTTGACTACCAAGATTTCAAACGTTCTCTGTCTCAATGGTCGGTGAGTTAG
- a CDS encoding carboxynorspermidine synthase, with translation MSILQIGAGGVGWVVAHKAAQNNDVLGDITLASRTIAKCEKIIESIKGKNNLKDPSKKLEARFVDADDVASLVALINEVKPDLVINAGPPWVNVTIMEACYQAKVSYLDTSVAVDLCSEGQQVPEAYDPQWAFREKFAQAGITGILGAGFDPGVVSVFAAYAVKHLFDEIDTIDVMDVNAGDHGKKFATNFDPETNMLEIQGDSFYWEEGSWKQVPCHTRMLEFDFPNCGSHKVYSMAHDEVRSMQEFIPAKRIEFWMGFGDRYLNYFNCMKDIGLLSPEPITLQDGTVVEPLKVLKALLPDPTSLAPGYTGKTCIGTWVQGKKGGEQRSVFIYNNADHEVAYHDVEHQAIAYTTGVPAITAALQYFKGNWNEAGVFNMEQLDPDGFLETMPSIGLDWHVQELEPGQPKINILK, from the coding sequence ATGTCTATTTTACAAATTGGCGCAGGTGGCGTTGGTTGGGTTGTTGCACATAAAGCGGCTCAAAACAATGATGTACTGGGTGATATTACGTTAGCGTCTCGCACTATTGCGAAATGTGAAAAAATCATCGAGTCGATCAAGGGTAAAAATAACCTTAAAGATCCATCAAAGAAATTAGAAGCACGATTTGTAGATGCTGACGATGTTGCCTCTCTTGTGGCATTGATTAACGAAGTCAAACCAGACTTAGTCATTAATGCCGGTCCTCCTTGGGTTAACGTGACCATTATGGAAGCGTGTTACCAAGCGAAAGTGTCTTACCTTGATACATCGGTTGCTGTGGATTTATGTAGCGAAGGTCAGCAAGTGCCGGAAGCGTACGATCCACAATGGGCATTTCGCGAAAAATTTGCCCAAGCAGGTATCACAGGTATTTTAGGTGCGGGTTTTGATCCGGGCGTAGTTAGCGTATTTGCCGCTTATGCCGTAAAACATCTTTTTGATGAAATCGACACCATTGATGTGATGGATGTGAATGCCGGTGATCACGGTAAGAAGTTTGCAACTAACTTCGACCCAGAAACCAACATGCTTGAAATCCAAGGCGATTCTTTCTACTGGGAAGAGGGTAGTTGGAAGCAAGTGCCTTGTCATACTCGTATGCTTGAGTTCGATTTTCCCAACTGTGGCAGCCACAAAGTTTACTCAATGGCGCATGATGAAGTTCGTTCAATGCAAGAGTTCATTCCGGCAAAACGTATCGAATTCTGGATGGGCTTTGGCGACCGTTACCTAAACTACTTCAACTGCATGAAAGATATCGGCCTACTAAGCCCAGAACCAATCACGTTGCAAGATGGCACTGTGGTTGAGCCACTCAAAGTATTGAAAGCATTGCTACCAGATCCAACTTCTCTTGCTCCGGGTTACACAGGAAAAACCTGTATCGGTACTTGGGTTCAGGGTAAAAAAGGTGGCGAGCAGCGTAGTGTATTTATCTACAACAACGCCGATCACGAAGTGGCTTATCACGACGTTGAACACCAAGCGATTGCTTATACGACTGGTGTACCTGCAATCACCGCCGCTCTTCAGTACTTCAAAGGTAACTGGAATGAAGCTGGCGTGTTCAACATGGAACAACTTGACCCAGACGGCTTCCTAGAAACCATGCCAAGCATCGGTCTAGATTGGCATGTTCAAGAGCTAGAACCAGGTCAGCCGAAGATTAATATTTTGAAATAA